The following is a genomic window from Amaranthus tricolor cultivar Red isolate AtriRed21 chromosome 10, ASM2621246v1, whole genome shotgun sequence.
ATTATCAGCTTTTTATCCTTTGGTGAATATCCTCCTAAGTCCTTATATATGACTATATTCTATTATATTGGAGCATTGAGAAGAAATAAGAAACTCACATCAATATGTCCTTTTTGAGCAATATTGTGCCAATCCCTTGTATTAATCCCAGTTTTCCATTCAAACTCAATTGAAATTTTGGTTATAGGATAATGTTTTGGAGCCCAGAAACAAGTCATATAGTTTCCAGTATCTCCTGCTGTAAATGAAAAGTTTCCAGATTCCACTCCATCTTTATAATGATAATCATTTCCTCTTGGTGATGTTACCTGCATccatctcaatttttttttaaaaatataccattattaattatttgtaaCATTATATTTCTATTATAATGCGTTCATTTTGGTTGAATTAATTTATTGACATGGCATTAGAGTCAGCGTGACAAGAGGTTATAGACTCGAATCTTAATCACCTTACATTTGTTATGAGGAGGTGTGTTGCATCCACAATTCTAGCCCATAGGACTCTCGCGTGAGGAGGCGTACGTGttaattagaatatataatatattataggacctcaatcatcagcttaaatttttaattgaattgattatTTGACATGATATTAGACTGGGTCGGCTCTAAGCAAGTGCAAACCGTACCTACGCCCATGGCCCCAAaagaattttagttttcaactaGTGCTAATTTCCGAACTTTCTATATATGCAATAGTTTAGGGGCCTATAAAAAATTTTTCCCCTCGAGCCCTTAAAAACCTAGGGCAGGCCCTGATATTAGAGtcagcgtgacaagaggtcacataCTTGCCAGATTTAAGGAGGGTGTATGCCGCATCAACACTTTTAGCCCAAAAGGCTCTTTTGTGAAATGGGcgtattagaatatataacatatatgaAACTTCAatcagtagctcaaacttttaattaaattgattatgTGAAACTTTAAATGCATAAAATTCTATCTCAAAACTACTAACGAAACCATTGTTATTTTGTTTGATAATACAAATGCAcccattattatatatttatatgcatGAATTGATAATgatctaatgatttttttctactatttttcaattaattaagaaaaaaataaattaaataaaattaaatgagaaaataCACGAGCTGCAATGCGATGACTAGGAGGTAGAGGTTGATCTTCAATGGGACTAATAACGTTGTATGTTCCAACAGTCATTGCATTACGCTTGATTTCTTCAGATATACATCTTGTAGATCCAGATTCGATCTCGAGTCGTAACGATTCAATatttacaaataaattaagGCTAAACATTAGAAAGATTATGGTAGTTTTTGTTGTTATAGATGTCAAATTTGTCATTGTAGATGAGAAAATTTTGGTTCATGGGGAGGAAAGAAGAAAATTTGGTTGAGTTTAATGGGAAAAAAATGTTGAGATATCCAAAGTTTTGTGCTTCTTACAAtaactaattttataataagaTTTTTAGTTATCAAAtgttgaatttatttatttttttaatttaattaatggagTAATTCATTCAAACTTTGTCATTTATCAATTGAGAGCTTTATATATtcaataaaatttgaaataaggGTGTTTGGACTATTTTAAGATATTATCGTGCAAATAATACTCCTTTCTATAATGATTCATtataagtatattattttttttgatttactatttatcattaaataaatttaaaatgtatgttaTTCTTAATGTATAGATTAAAACATACTGATAGCCAAGTGAAATTTATTTGACTATTGTCtacgtaaattttttttatatcaactttgtataattttcatttataaacaatttaaaattgaaaagtgCAATATATAAAGTGTAAACAATTTTTATTCTACACAATTGAGATTACATTTTATTCGTCATTATTTATAACAATGagtcattatttatattttgagtcgagggactctttaatcgcatctttctttataaatagtttttatgagcgaaatacaatgatgataattattatattatttataaagcATCATTCAACAAAATGATCATGTTCTAGTGATATGTGATATGAACAACCCCATTTCTACATGAAATACACCACCATCCTCAAGTGAAGCTCGAACATTAACACCCAATTCTTGTGCCCTTTTCCTCATCTCCATCCCTTCCTCGGACTCCATCAATCTTCTCAAAGCCGTCTCGATCACCATCGACGTAACCACCTCAAGGCGGCGCGACCAATCCCTCACCATCGTCCCAATCTTCAGCACCTCCGTCACAAAACAAGCATTCGAGGGGTTGATCAGAGTGCATCGGCCATGCCGCCATTGGCACACCCATACTAATACTTTCCATACACGAATTCCACCCACAATGAGTCATAAACCCACCTACTGATTCATGACCCAGAATCTCTATCTGTGGGACCCATTCTTGAACAATCATTCCCCTGTTTCGTATCAGATCTTCATACCCTTTAGGAAGATCAAGCAATTTTGATTCCCCATTTGTGAAAATGTCGGCAGAATCTGCTTTTCGAAGTACCCATAAGAAATTCAATCCACTTTTTTCTAATGCGATGGCTAATTCTATTGTTTGTTCATCTGTAAGTGATGTTGTGGATCCGAAAGAGATGTATATGACCGAATTGGGTTCGTGTTTATCGAGCCAATCTAGGCATTTGTGTTTGTTTTGAGGAGTTTTGGTTGGTATAGGATTGAATGGTCCTAAAGCAAAGTGGTTGATTATAGGGTTAGTGTGTATTTTCCCCAAAAGTTCTACATATTTGTTTTCGATTACCTTGGAAGTATTGTATAATCTTCCTGATTCGGACCCCAAAAACTGTTCTTGTTTGAGTATAAACTCTATAGCTTCTTGTGAAAAGCATCCGTCTACCATGGAAGGATTTGATTTAGGAAGAAGACCTAAATAATCAAGCGAAAATGGTTAGAGCCAACCAAAACAACTTGGGATTGATGGGGTTTAATGTACGGGTGCTTTTATATTTGGTTGTAATGATAAAAGAGAGTTGTTTCCGTTTGGTCAAACAGAAAAAGTTCTTTTAAAGCCCTACAAAACAACCTATGTTGAATTTGAAGGGAGGTTTAAGGTACCTAATCTTATATTTGTTAGTAATGAAAAACAGTTAATTCCGCTTGACATAAATTAAGTGGAAAAAGTTTATAGCTTCCAAAGCCAAATAAAACAATTCATATGGGGTTCTAAGAGGTTTAGTATACACAAACTTGCATACATTAGTAATGATAGAGAAATTTTTTATGCTTGACCTAAATCAAGCAGATAAGTTTTAGCTTTTAAAGccaatcaaaacaacaatattttattacatCCAATAACATTAAATACTTCTAGTTCACATCCATACGTAATTTGAGAGGAGTTTTAATACGCAAATTCATCTTTATTGATTATAACAAAATTGTTGCTTTATATTAACCGcaactacaaataaataaaggtatatataattaataactcATTTTATAATCGTTTATAATCAAAACCAAACTACTATAATTTGTCGGCCATCAAAACAAAGAACACCCAATaataaatcaatgaaattcatatttattaaactagaatatttacttataattaattctTAACTTgcgttaaaatatatttttatttttatcaatttttctatCATCATAATTATCATACTCGTCACTTATAGAAACTATAATCAAGaactaaaatttattattttttctatcatgaacaaaaatcaattgACTCCATCATTTTTAATAGTAAAGAAATCAATATATAAATTGTAAGATCGCAGTGATTATCGTTAAAAGTCAATCAATATAAAATTACCGAATGCATTCCGCTGCTCACTTTCCCAAGCAATCATGCAAAAAGCTGATATAGAAAACAACACATAAATTTCAACACTTGAAATAAGCTTACAATCTTGAACAACATAAGCCATTAA
Proteins encoded in this region:
- the LOC130825913 gene encoding transmembrane emp24 domain-containing protein p24delta7-like, which encodes MTNLTSITTKTTIIFLMFSLNLFVNIESLRLEIESGSTRCISEEIKRNAMTVGTYNVISPIEDQPLPPSHRIAARVTSPRGNDYHYKDGVESGNFSFTAGDTGNYMTCFWAPKHYPITKISIEFEWKTGINTRDWHNIAQKGHIDFNSKRLISTI